One part of the Thermococcus litoralis DSM 5473 genome encodes these proteins:
- a CDS encoding nascent polypeptide-associated complex protein, whose translation MMPMKGMNPKQMQKLMKQLGIKMEELEGVKEVIIRLENKEIVIKDAAVTVITAMGEKSYQIVGKEEVREVLNIPEEDIKLVMEQAGVDYETAKKALEETKGDLAEAILKLQES comes from the coding sequence TATGAACCCCAAACAAATGCAGAAGCTCATGAAACAGCTTGGAATTAAGATGGAAGAGCTTGAGGGAGTTAAGGAAGTTATAATAAGGCTTGAAAATAAAGAAATCGTTATCAAAGACGCTGCAGTAACCGTAATAACAGCTATGGGAGAGAAGAGCTACCAAATAGTGGGCAAGGAGGAAGTCAGAGAAGTTCTCAACATTCCCGAAGAGGACATAAAACTCGTTATGGAGCAGGCAGGCGTTGACTACGAGACGGCCAAAAAGGCATTGGAAGAAACAAAAGGAGACCTGGCAGAAGCAATATTAAAACTCCAAGAATCTTAG
- a CDS encoding carboxymuconolactone decarboxylase family protein, translating into MREVAETKALTTREKELIALALGIAAGCEWCIYLHTQKAMEAGAKKEELIEAGLVAVLMAGGPALMHLIPHNESN; encoded by the coding sequence TTGAGGGAAGTTGCAGAGACAAAAGCTTTAACAACAAGAGAAAAAGAACTTATAGCCTTGGCTTTGGGGATAGCTGCCGGTTGTGAGTGGTGTATCTATTTGCACACCCAAAAGGCCATGGAAGCAGGAGCAAAGAAGGAGGAACTTATAGAGGCTGGATTGGTGGCAGTTCTAATGGCTGGGGGACCTGCTCTAATGCATTTAATTCCTCATAATGAAAGCAATTGA
- the hflX gene encoding GTPase HflX, which translates to MRAIGVIRHSPNRRVNKEEFEELLRSAGYEILAIVEQTREEHPKYNIGPGKLQEVKELIKELNPDRIIFANPLTPSQSFNITKELKIDVIDKWQLVLEIFEKRAHSKEAKLQVELANLQYELPLVKEAIRRIKLGDRAGFKGMGEYQTQQYLKHIRYRMGKIRKELEKVKADREVKRKRREEVGFILVALAGYTNAGKSTLLNALADENIEAKTQMFTTLDTTTRRFTINGKRALITDTVGFIDDLPPFIVEAFHSTLEEIVRADIVLLVLDSSEPWREIKRKFLASIEVLKELKALDKPILVVLNKKDLTSEEELSDKKKAIEELISRKGITVSGIASISAKERDLKELYTALEEVMFTLPKYRLFEILVKEREKVPKVIALINSIGEILDVKYGETTRISAYIQVGMIKSLTKMGVELKHPS; encoded by the coding sequence ATGAGAGCTATTGGAGTAATAAGACACTCACCCAATAGAAGGGTCAATAAAGAAGAGTTCGAGGAGCTTTTGAGAAGTGCCGGTTATGAAATTCTCGCAATAGTTGAACAGACTAGAGAAGAACACCCCAAGTATAACATAGGACCCGGAAAGCTCCAGGAAGTGAAGGAACTCATAAAAGAGCTCAACCCTGATAGGATAATATTTGCAAATCCACTCACCCCTTCCCAGTCCTTCAACATAACAAAAGAGCTTAAAATTGACGTCATTGACAAATGGCAGCTTGTTCTTGAGATATTTGAGAAGAGAGCACATTCAAAAGAAGCCAAGCTTCAGGTCGAGCTGGCAAACCTCCAATACGAGTTGCCTCTCGTAAAAGAAGCCATTAGGAGAATTAAGCTTGGAGATAGGGCGGGTTTCAAAGGTATGGGTGAATATCAGACGCAGCAGTATCTGAAGCACATCCGCTACAGAATGGGGAAAATAAGAAAAGAGCTTGAAAAGGTTAAAGCAGATAGAGAAGTAAAAAGAAAGAGAAGAGAAGAAGTGGGATTTATACTTGTTGCTTTAGCAGGCTATACAAACGCTGGTAAGTCAACTCTTTTAAATGCACTAGCAGATGAGAACATAGAGGCAAAGACACAGATGTTCACAACCCTTGACACGACCACAAGAAGGTTTACAATAAACGGAAAGAGGGCCTTGATAACCGATACCGTTGGTTTTATAGATGATCTTCCGCCTTTTATAGTTGAAGCTTTTCATTCAACCCTTGAGGAAATAGTGAGGGCAGATATTGTCCTTCTTGTTTTGGACTCAAGCGAACCTTGGAGAGAGATAAAGAGAAAGTTTTTAGCATCGATAGAAGTGCTAAAAGAACTTAAAGCCCTTGACAAGCCCATTTTAGTCGTTCTAAACAAGAAAGACCTTACCAGTGAGGAAGAGCTTTCAGACAAGAAGAAGGCAATTGAGGAGCTGATCAGCAGGAAGGGAATAACCGTAAGTGGGATCGCCTCAATATCTGCAAAGGAGAGGGATCTGAAAGAACTCTACACCGCCCTTGAGGAGGTAATGTTCACCCTTCCGAAATACAGGCTCTTTGAGATTCTGGTCAAGGAAAGGGAGAAGGTACCAAAGGTGATAGCTTTAATAAACTCCATAGGGGAAATCCTAGATGTAAAATACGGCGAAACGACAAGGATTTCAGCCTACATTCAAGTGGGTATGATAAAAAGCCTTACAAAAATGGGAGTAGAGCTAAAGCATCCGAGTTAG
- a CDS encoding RNA-binding domain-containing protein, translating to MFEEVEVEAYVYPTEDIEKVKKAMLNLVSPLEFEAFDKGDYILLVGKTRDKKALQRLYELFRGQQILDTARAMLEEGYFGEEIIIKVHKQVAYVGKVNFNEESPLGPITIIIRTKDPQRLMKWLAPRTKDGVPIE from the coding sequence ATGTTTGAGGAAGTTGAGGTTGAAGCTTACGTTTATCCTACGGAGGACATTGAGAAGGTTAAGAAGGCTATGCTTAACTTAGTGTCGCCCCTCGAGTTTGAGGCGTTTGACAAAGGGGATTACATCCTTTTAGTGGGAAAGACGAGGGATAAAAAAGCACTTCAGAGACTTTATGAACTCTTCAGGGGACAGCAGATTCTTGATACAGCGAGGGCAATGCTGGAAGAAGGTTACTTTGGGGAGGAGATAATAATCAAGGTGCACAAACAGGTCGCATATGTGGGCAAGGTCAACTTTAACGAGGAATCTCCCTTAGGCCCGATAACGATAATAATAAGAACAAAGGATCCGCAAAGGCTAATGAAGTGGCTGGCTCCAAGAACAAAAGACGGCGTGCCGATAGAATAG
- the pepQ gene encoding Xaa-Pro dipeptidase PepQ, which produces MGRIEAIKKYLEENEVEAALITSAPNLLYFTNAAPLVGGYLVVTLEEETLLVPELEYEQAKEEARVSVEKFKKMDELYEYLKRFKSLAVEGNMSISFQNALKEKAGVKEFKLLDDVIKELRMIKSEGEIKLIEDACRLADIGVMTAIEEISEGKREKEIAAKVEYVMKLEGAEKPAFDTIIASGYRSALPHGVASDKRIEKGDLVVIDLGALYRHYNSDITRTIFVGTPNEKQKEIYEIVLEAQKKAVEAAKPGMTAKELDSVARKVIEEYGYGDKFIHSLGHGIGLQVHEWPRVSQQDETVLKEGMVITIEPGIYIPKFGGVRIEDTVVITKNGAKRLTKTDRELI; this is translated from the coding sequence ATGGGAAGGATTGAAGCCATCAAAAAGTATTTGGAAGAGAACGAAGTTGAGGCTGCTTTAATAACAAGTGCTCCAAACCTTCTCTACTTCACAAACGCCGCGCCCTTGGTTGGTGGCTACCTTGTGGTAACCCTGGAGGAAGAAACTCTACTCGTCCCTGAACTCGAGTACGAACAGGCAAAAGAGGAAGCCAGGGTCAGCGTTGAGAAGTTCAAGAAAATGGACGAGCTCTATGAATACCTCAAGCGCTTTAAATCGCTTGCAGTTGAAGGCAACATGAGCATTTCCTTCCAAAATGCCTTGAAGGAAAAAGCCGGGGTTAAAGAATTCAAGCTTTTGGACGATGTAATAAAGGAGCTCAGGATGATAAAGAGCGAAGGGGAAATAAAGCTCATCGAAGACGCATGCAGGTTAGCGGATATAGGGGTTATGACTGCCATAGAGGAGATAAGCGAAGGAAAGCGCGAGAAAGAGATTGCCGCTAAGGTTGAATATGTGATGAAACTCGAAGGCGCTGAGAAACCAGCTTTTGACACGATAATTGCAAGCGGTTACCGCTCCGCCCTGCCTCATGGAGTTGCAAGCGACAAGAGGATTGAGAAAGGAGACCTCGTTGTCATAGATCTTGGAGCCCTATATAGGCACTACAACTCCGACATAACGAGGACAATATTTGTGGGTACTCCAAATGAAAAGCAAAAGGAGATTTATGAGATAGTTCTCGAAGCTCAAAAGAAAGCCGTCGAAGCTGCAAAGCCGGGAATGACTGCAAAAGAACTCGACAGCGTTGCGAGAAAGGTAATAGAGGAGTACGGCTATGGTGACAAGTTCATCCATTCCCTTGGACATGGGATAGGACTTCAGGTTCATGAGTGGCCTAGAGTTTCTCAGCAAGATGAGACCGTGCTGAAAGAGGGCATGGTAATCACGATAGAGCCGGGGATATATATTCCAAAGTTTGGCGGCGTTAGGATTGAGGATACCGTCGTTATAACAAAGAACGGTGCGAAAAGATTAACAAAAACAGACAGGGAGCTTATTTGA
- a CDS encoding tRNA (N(6)-L-threonylcarbamoyladenosine(37)-C(2))-methylthiotransferase, giving the protein MRVHIETYGCTRNKADAEIMEALLLKAGYEIAELDSAEYVVVNTCAVKDPTEKHMSKRIKELIDSGKRVIVTGCLPHVNPDAIDERASGILGVKSIDRIVEAIQLAEKGEKLISVEGWKERSIDKLELPRIWKGGVVFVVPISEGCLNACTYCATRFARGVLKSYKPELIVKWVKEALAKGYKEIQLSSEDTGCYGFDIGTNLAKLLDEITAIEGDFRVRVGMMNPNNAIKILDELVEVYKDEKIYKFLHLPVQSGDNEILRKMGRTYTVEEFEEIVKEFRKHIKDLNLNTDIIVGFPGESEEAFQNTVELVKRIKPDKINVSRFSPRPGTLAAKMEGQIVGWKVKERSRYLHRLRLSISYEINKRYIGREVEVLTHSPGEKGGIEGRTMNYKDIILPDAPIGEFVRVKVTKATSTYLMGKL; this is encoded by the coding sequence ATGAGAGTTCACATAGAAACTTATGGGTGCACAAGGAACAAGGCAGATGCAGAGATTATGGAAGCCCTGCTGCTCAAAGCGGGCTATGAGATAGCGGAGTTGGATAGTGCGGAGTATGTTGTTGTTAACACCTGTGCCGTCAAAGACCCAACGGAAAAGCACATGAGCAAGAGGATTAAAGAGCTCATTGATAGTGGAAAAAGGGTAATAGTGACGGGCTGTTTGCCACACGTTAATCCAGATGCAATAGATGAGAGAGCCTCTGGAATTCTTGGGGTTAAAAGCATAGACAGAATTGTTGAAGCCATACAATTGGCAGAGAAGGGAGAAAAGCTAATCAGTGTTGAAGGGTGGAAAGAGAGGAGCATTGACAAACTAGAACTCCCCAGAATTTGGAAGGGAGGCGTTGTTTTTGTAGTTCCGATAAGCGAAGGGTGCTTGAATGCCTGCACGTATTGTGCCACAAGATTTGCAAGGGGAGTATTGAAAAGCTATAAACCCGAGCTCATTGTGAAATGGGTCAAGGAAGCTTTGGCCAAGGGATATAAGGAGATTCAGCTCTCAAGCGAAGACACCGGTTGCTATGGCTTCGACATAGGCACAAACCTGGCAAAGCTTTTGGATGAGATTACGGCAATAGAGGGCGATTTTAGGGTAAGGGTTGGTATGATGAACCCCAACAATGCAATCAAAATACTAGATGAGCTTGTAGAGGTTTACAAGGATGAGAAAATATACAAGTTCCTGCATTTGCCGGTGCAGAGCGGCGACAATGAAATTCTAAGGAAAATGGGAAGAACATATACGGTTGAGGAGTTTGAAGAAATAGTTAAAGAATTCAGAAAGCACATCAAAGACCTCAACTTGAACACCGATATAATAGTTGGTTTTCCAGGAGAAAGCGAAGAAGCCTTCCAGAATACGGTAGAGCTGGTTAAGAGGATAAAACCGGACAAGATAAACGTTTCACGCTTTTCGCCAAGACCTGGAACATTAGCGGCAAAGATGGAAGGACAAATAGTTGGGTGGAAGGTAAAGGAACGCTCCCGCTATCTGCACAGATTAAGGCTTTCAATAAGCTACGAGATAAACAAAAGATACATAGGCAGAGAAGTAGAAGTTTTGACACACTCTCCGGGAGAAAAAGGAGGAATAGAAGGAAGGACAATGAACTATAAGGATATAATACTTCCCGATGCCCCCATTGGAGAATTCGTGAGGGTAAAGGTTACAAAGGCAACCTCGACATACCTCATGGGGAAGTTATAG
- a CDS encoding SDR family NAD(P)-dependent oxidoreductase, with protein MEKPLLKLLSLRGKKSLITGAASGIGRATALRFAEAGASLELVDIDELGLKGVKKEAEEFGVEVNIHRVDLSRKVEIDALWKALEGREPDILVNNAGVYWFRDFTEVNEDFYERVMNINLHSVFWMCQHFVRARKDEGGVIVNVSSIEAFLPFARGLVHYDAAKLGVVALTRAIAREYGKKIRANVVVPGGIETEGVKKLKKEAIMKFDTEKIGISFHFNARLPMGRFGEPDEVARVILFLASDLASYVNGAIVPVDGGFLST; from the coding sequence ATGGAAAAACCGCTCTTAAAGCTCCTCTCTTTAAGGGGAAAAAAATCTCTCATAACTGGCGCGGCCTCTGGGATTGGGAGGGCAACAGCACTCCGCTTCGCCGAGGCCGGGGCGTCACTTGAGCTGGTTGACATAGACGAGCTGGGCCTCAAAGGCGTCAAGAAGGAGGCCGAAGAGTTCGGCGTAGAGGTGAACATCCACCGCGTTGACCTCTCGCGTAAGGTCGAGATCGATGCCCTCTGGAAGGCCCTTGAGGGGAGAGAACCCGACATCCTCGTCAACAACGCGGGCGTCTACTGGTTCAGGGACTTTACCGAAGTTAATGAGGACTTCTATGAGAGGGTGATGAACATCAACCTCCACTCCGTCTTCTGGATGTGCCAGCACTTCGTGAGGGCAAGGAAAGATGAAGGCGGCGTTATCGTCAACGTTAGCTCCATCGAGGCATTCCTGCCCTTCGCGAGGGGCCTCGTCCACTACGACGCTGCAAAGCTGGGAGTCGTCGCCCTCACGAGGGCCATAGCCAGGGAGTACGGGAAGAAGATAAGGGCCAACGTCGTCGTCCCAGGGGGTATAGAGACGGAGGGTGTAAAGAAACTCAAAAAGGAGGCGATAATGAAGTTCGACACCGAGAAGATTGGCATATCCTTCCACTTCAACGCACGCCTTCCGATGGGCCGCTTTGGAGAGCCCGATGAAGTGGCGAGAGTAATCCTCTTCCTCGCGAGCGATTTGGCGAGCTACGTGAACGGGGCAATAGTTCCCGTAGACGGGGGCTTTCTGTCCACATAG
- a CDS encoding DUF4855 domain-containing protein, whose protein sequence is MVHKNDISALSEKIKDWGQQFIWIPYAHEGINLEHTDIKVIAEYFTYVFAQPNYYQGKTNDFNEWSYLFKSFKNGHALSNLFVEMECDSGVQRGKCFDNKSAGECMSRACEYVKYFGNYPQKAYYYGTDIQNLVVMKEHCPGYID, encoded by the coding sequence GTGGTCCACAAGAACGATATAAGTGCTCTCTCTGAGAAGATAAAGGACTGGGGTCAGCAGTTCATCTGGATACCGTATGCTCACGAAGGAATAAATTTAGAGCACACCGATATAAAGGTAATTGCTGAATATTTCACGTACGTCTTTGCCCAGCCAAATTACTATCAAGGAAAAACTAATGATTTCAATGAATGGAGCTACCTTTTCAAATCATTCAAGAATGGACATGCTCTAAGTAATCTTTTTGTTGAGATGGAGTGTGACAGTGGAGTCCAACGCGGAAAGTGCTTTGATAACAAGAGCGCTGGGGAGTGCATGAGTAGGGCTTGCGAGTATGTGAAGTACTTTGGAAATTATCCTCAAAAAGCGTACTATTATGGGACAGATATCCAGAACCTAGTGGTTATGAAAGAACACTGTCCGGGCTACATTGATTAG
- a CDS encoding MBL fold metallo-hydrolase — translation MKIIPLASESLGVRSLATFLEIGKVGILIDPGAALGPKRYSLPPAKAELEALQKAREKIQRYSKKAQIITISHYHYDHHTPFFEGIYESSSPEKAKELYTEKILLIKHPKENINFSQRKRAWAFLKEAEKIAKKIEYADGRSFDLGGVTIEFSPAVPHGSEGSKLGFVVMVLIDDGSKRVIHASDIQLLNRKAVEWIVEKNPDLLITGGPPTYLGPRATGSWETGVKNLNEIIRETDAEIILDHHIVRDKRYPEFFDELEKRPKTFAGYLKVEDRPLEAYRRELHKIERGEGAEVPFML, via the coding sequence ATGAAGATCATTCCACTTGCCTCTGAAAGCCTCGGTGTTAGAAGCCTCGCAACTTTCTTAGAGATTGGAAAAGTAGGCATTCTTATCGATCCTGGAGCGGCATTAGGTCCAAAACGTTATTCCTTACCTCCAGCTAAAGCAGAGCTTGAAGCCCTGCAAAAGGCAAGGGAAAAGATACAGCGTTATTCAAAAAAAGCCCAGATAATAACAATCTCTCACTACCACTACGACCACCACACTCCTTTCTTTGAGGGAATTTACGAAAGCTCTTCTCCCGAAAAAGCGAAGGAACTCTACACTGAGAAAATCCTCCTTATAAAGCACCCTAAAGAGAACATAAACTTCAGCCAGAGAAAGAGGGCTTGGGCTTTCCTTAAGGAGGCAGAAAAAATAGCGAAAAAGATAGAGTACGCTGACGGAAGGAGCTTCGACCTTGGCGGCGTTACAATCGAGTTTTCACCGGCAGTACCGCATGGAAGCGAGGGAAGTAAGCTCGGCTTCGTCGTGATGGTTCTCATCGACGATGGCTCCAAAAGGGTAATCCACGCAAGCGATATCCAGCTGTTGAACAGAAAGGCCGTAGAGTGGATAGTCGAGAAGAACCCGGATTTGCTCATAACCGGCGGGCCCCCAACTTATCTCGGCCCGAGAGCAACGGGATCGTGGGAAACCGGCGTTAAGAACCTCAACGAGATAATCCGCGAGACAGATGCGGAGATAATCCTTGACCACCACATAGTTCGCGACAAGCGCTACCCGGAGTTCTTCGACGAGCTTGAGAAGAGACCAAAGACCTTCGCCGGCTACCTTAAGGTTGAAGATAGGCCGCTTGAGGCCTACAGGAGGGAGCTGCACAAGATCGAGAGGGGAGAAGGTGCTGAGGTGCCTTTCATGCTGTAA
- a CDS encoding DUF835 domain-containing protein, giving the protein MNEGYLALFVYVLSVFIATGTLGVLFHTYLMHKIKALLFWSAAWVFFILMQVAFYTGNKEGVALFYSFFSGTLIYGALVYLKEYGDIKTSIRLELIGIIPPIFALYGIFLAHLGLSCGFSSIEMPFVVLSGIFFLFSGFVFLAIGKKKKSSLHLGILTIAFGIFVLLYPVRLSFPHLSFVWIFLGTALSVGMALFMINLITSREFLFFEEPVELKVVLEPGARLITPNEYEQIKETLKDYPVLAFVRSLNVPEKWNAYYLSTEERENRISPTNLAYMAQMTSEYFREAKEKGLEGVVVIDCLEYLAMYNGFESIVKFLAALKDFAVINNGVLLVVIEENAWDKRQLAILRRIFS; this is encoded by the coding sequence ATGAACGAAGGATACCTGGCTCTGTTTGTTTATGTCTTAAGTGTATTCATAGCTACTGGAACCTTAGGAGTGTTATTTCACACGTATTTAATGCACAAAATAAAAGCTCTCCTTTTTTGGTCAGCTGCATGGGTGTTTTTCATACTAATGCAGGTGGCTTTTTATACCGGAAATAAAGAGGGGGTTGCACTCTTTTACTCTTTCTTCTCAGGGACTCTGATATATGGAGCCCTAGTGTACCTCAAAGAGTATGGGGACATTAAAACATCAATAAGGCTGGAGCTAATAGGGATTATTCCTCCAATCTTTGCACTTTACGGGATATTCTTAGCTCATCTAGGGCTCTCGTGTGGTTTTTCCTCTATCGAGATGCCGTTTGTCGTTCTCTCAGGAATATTCTTTTTGTTTTCTGGCTTCGTCTTCTTGGCGATAGGTAAAAAGAAAAAGAGCAGTCTTCATCTCGGTATTTTGACAATTGCATTTGGTATCTTCGTCCTCCTCTATCCAGTAAGGTTAAGCTTCCCACATCTTAGTTTTGTATGGATATTTCTCGGCACTGCACTCTCTGTAGGCATGGCACTCTTCATGATAAACCTCATAACTTCCAGAGAATTTTTGTTCTTTGAGGAGCCTGTGGAACTAAAGGTTGTTTTGGAGCCCGGTGCTAGACTTATAACTCCAAACGAGTACGAGCAAATAAAGGAGACTCTTAAGGATTACCCGGTTCTGGCATTTGTTAGAAGCTTAAACGTTCCAGAAAAATGGAATGCCTACTACCTAAGCACCGAGGAGCGAGAAAATAGGATTTCCCCTACAAATCTTGCCTACATGGCTCAGATGACAAGTGAGTACTTCAGAGAAGCAAAGGAAAAAGGTCTCGAAGGTGTGGTGGTAATAGATTGCCTGGAGTATCTGGCAATGTACAATGGGTTTGAGTCCATTGTAAAATTTTTAGCTGCATTAAAGGACTTTGCAGTAATAAACAATGGAGTGCTTCTTGTAGTTATTGAAGAGAATGCCTGGGACAAACGTCAGCTTGCAATCCTAAGGCGCATTTTCAGTTAG
- a CDS encoding DEAD/DEAH box helicase, which yields MSFEKLGLSESSLNAIRRKGFKRPTDIQREVIPRLLGGNKDIIGQSQTGTGKTAAFALPLIELIEEDIKDVQAIVITPTRELAIQVADEIRSLRGKKRIYVLPVYGGQPIGPQIKSLRKGVHIVVGTPGRVIDHIERGTLSLSGVSYFILDEADRMLDMGFIEDIERILRYTNEEKRVLMFSATIPREILRLARRYLKDYEVIRVQEKSLAPEQVEQCYFEVRPNNKFKLLCRILDNEDFYGIVFCQTKKETRELAARLKAKGYKAEALNGDILQKGRERILERFRRGKTKILVATDVAARGLDVKGLTHVINYSVPQNPEAYVHRIGRTGREGKKGKAVTFVAPWESPKLRDIERTARVNIKEMKHPRRQRQDMFFEAS from the coding sequence ATGAGTTTTGAAAAGTTAGGACTATCAGAAAGCAGTTTAAATGCCATACGGAGAAAAGGATTCAAAAGACCAACCGATATCCAGCGAGAAGTCATTCCAAGACTTCTAGGTGGGAATAAAGATATAATTGGGCAATCACAAACTGGAACAGGTAAAACCGCCGCGTTTGCCCTTCCGTTGATAGAGCTCATAGAGGAGGATATAAAGGATGTGCAGGCGATAGTTATAACTCCAACAAGGGAGCTTGCAATCCAGGTTGCGGATGAAATAAGATCCTTGAGAGGAAAAAAGAGAATCTATGTTCTTCCAGTCTATGGAGGCCAGCCTATAGGGCCTCAAATTAAAAGCCTAAGGAAAGGTGTCCACATAGTTGTTGGCACTCCTGGAAGGGTAATAGATCACATAGAGAGAGGCACACTTTCACTTAGCGGTGTGAGCTACTTTATACTGGATGAAGCCGACAGAATGCTGGATATGGGCTTTATAGAAGATATTGAGAGAATTTTGAGGTATACAAATGAAGAGAAAAGGGTCCTGATGTTTTCTGCTACCATTCCAAGGGAGATCCTTCGCTTGGCAAGGAGGTATTTAAAAGATTATGAGGTCATAAGAGTCCAAGAAAAAAGTCTCGCCCCAGAGCAGGTTGAACAGTGCTATTTTGAAGTGCGCCCAAACAACAAGTTTAAGCTTTTGTGCAGGATTCTTGATAACGAGGACTTTTACGGGATAGTTTTCTGCCAGACAAAAAAGGAGACAAGAGAACTGGCAGCTAGGCTTAAGGCTAAAGGGTACAAAGCAGAGGCTTTGAACGGGGATATCCTTCAAAAGGGGAGAGAAAGGATTTTGGAGCGTTTTAGAAGGGGCAAGACTAAAATCTTGGTTGCGACGGATGTTGCGGCAAGAGGGTTAGACGTCAAGGGCTTAACGCATGTAATAAACTATTCAGTCCCTCAGAATCCGGAGGCTTATGTTCATAGAATTGGCAGAACCGGAAGAGAAGGCAAGAAAGGAAAAGCCGTAACCTTTGTGGCTCCATGGGAATCCCCCAAGCTGAGGGACATTGAAAGGACTGCAAGGGTAAATATCAAAGAAATGAAACATCCAAGGAGGCAAAGACAAGACATGTTTTTTGAAGCTTCTTGA